A genomic segment from Branchiostoma floridae strain S238N-H82 chromosome 7, Bfl_VNyyK, whole genome shotgun sequence encodes:
- the LOC118419619 gene encoding UBX domain-containing protein 6-like produces MKKFFNKVKTEVTFKKAGEGHKLTEDTRTQAVQPRAPVERAHPSQGAQQAGAAALARLEQKDQSKNKRTSSAIRAVARAEAAEREREARSNANTHNAPAEPEVRDCAPVVLSVSGVRFICPLTEQSVPKERLDQHKRECIMTSLIDSPVIMAVTMIQSLNKGRDKVQVCVDTLRKYLENILANPQEEKFRKIRLSNKAFQDRVASMEGHEEFLQAAGFSLKELPHQDTVEPFWVLSEDKCEDLDSIKASVEVLTTTEPLKFKVDRMMQVLQPRDRVADFRLPDAFYNLSADEIKREQQERTDSVQKSFQLRTKAMREREEQQNLRRYNFTLIRVRFPDNMLLQGVFRAQEKLSALVQFVRDALVSDWLPFVLSSATGQRLEEEEVSFAELGLVPAAVVNFTWDPSIMADIAAQQGAASKNQYLKPELLL; encoded by the exons ATGAAGAAGTTCTTCAACAAGGTCAAGACCGAGGTGACCTTCAAGAAGGCGGGAGAAGGGCACAAACTGACGGAAGACACGAGAACCCAGGCCGTCCAGCCAAGGGCCCCCGTTGAAAGAGCCCACCCCTCCCAAGGCGCACAACAGGCCGGTGCCGCAGCCTTGGCCAGGCTCGAACAGAAGGACCAGAGTAAGAACAAGAGGACGTCGTCTGCTATCAGAGCTGTTGCACGGGCTGAAGCCGcggaaagagagagggaggccAGAAGTAACGCCAACACGCACAACGCACCCGCAGAACCTGAAGTGCGGGACTGCGCGCCTGTGGTGTTGTCAGTGTCCGGGGTGAGGTTCATCTGTCCGCTGACTGAACAGTCAGTCCCTAAGGAGCGACTGGACCAGCACAAGCGGGAGTGTATCATGACCAGTCTGATCGACAGTCCCGTCATCATGGCTGTCACCATGATACAGAGCCTCAACAAGGGCAGGGACAAG GTCCAGGTCTGTGTGGACACCCTGCGGAAATATCTCGAGAATATCTTGGCCAATCCCCAGGAGGAAAAGTTCCGCAAGATCCGCCTGAGCAACAAGGCATTCCAGGACCGCGTAGCGAGCATGGAGGGTCACGAGGAGTTCTTACAAGCTGCTGGGTTCTCTCTGAAGGAACTACCACACCAGGATACTGTGGAACCCTTTTGGGTCCTCAGTGAGGATAAGTGCGAGGACTTGGACAGTATCAAGGCCTCCGTAGAGGTTCTTACCACAACGGAGCCACTCAAGTTCAAAGTAGATCGCATGATGCAAGTTCTCCAGCCAAGGGACCGTGTGGCAGACTTCCGCCTACCCGACGCGTTTTATAACCTCTCCGCTGATGAAATAAAGCGTGAACAGCAGGAGCGGACTGACTCAGTGCAGAAGAGCTTCCAGCTGCGAACAAAAGCCATGCGGGAACGCGAGGAGCAGCAGAACCTGCGGAGGTACAACTTCACGCTCATCCGCGTACGTTTCCCGGACAACATGCTCCTCCAGGGCGTGTTCAGAGCACAGGAGAAACTGTCTGCATTGGTGCAGTTTGTCCGCGATGCGCTGGTCAGTGATTGGCTACCGTTTGTCCTGAGTTCTGCCACAGGCCAGAGGTTGGAGGAAGAAGAGGTGTCCTTTGCGGAGCTGGGATTGGTGCCTGCTGCTGTGGTCAACTTCACGTGGGACCCTTCCATCATGGCAGACATCGCAGCACAGCAGGGGGCAGCCTCAAAGAACCAGTACCTCAAACCCGAACTCTTGCTATAA
- the LOC118419620 gene encoding protein FRG1-like, which produces MADSYNFVKSTKLKLKGEKSSHKKHKKKKRKRERDADSAGPSLDEQRQDQELHGGWWSVENFDQIKNNIAVELGNSSYVMATDTGLFTLGAPHADGEGPDPTEQLTAIVVSETKIALKSGYGKYLGVNSEGVVIGRADAIGPREQWEPVFQEGKMALLAGNSCFVSCNDSGDIVATTKTAGEGEMVKIRTNIERVKKQKVDVPDEEKGSLKEAEVNYVKKFQSFQDRRLRINPDDRSKLKKAKEKGTLHESLLDRREKMKADRYCK; this is translated from the exons ATGGCGGACTCGTACAACTTCGTTAAGTCTACCAAGCTTAAGCTTAAGGGAGAGAAGAGCAG TCACAAGaaacacaagaagaagaagaggaagagagaaagagatgcTGACTCCGCTGGACCATCGCTGGATGAGCAGCGGCAAGACCAAGAACTGCATG GTGGCTGGTGGAGTGTTGAGAATTTTGACCAGATCAAGAACAACATCGCCGTGGAGCTGGGGAACAGCAGCTACGTGATGGCGACGGACACAGGACTGTTCACACTGGGGGCTCCACATGCAG ATGGCGAAGGACCAGACCCCACAGAGCAGCTCACAGCCATCGTCGTCTCAGAAACCAAGATCGCCCTGAAGTCAGGGTACGGGAAGTACCTGGGCGTGAACTCCGAGGGCGTAGTGATCGGACGGGCGGACGCCATCGGACCGCGGGAACAGTGGGAGCCCGTGTTTCAGGAA GGGAAAATGGCGCTGCTGGCAGGAAACAGCTGTTTTGTATCGTGTAATGACAGTGGTGACATCGTTGCTACCACCAAAACAGCAGGGGAGGGGGAGATGGTCAAA ATCAGAACAAACATAGAGCGAGTCAAGAAACAAAAGGTGGATGTACCTGATGAGGAGAAAGGGTCGCTGAAGGAGGCAGAAGTCAACTATGT GAAGAAGTTCCAAAGTTTCCAAGATCGCAGGTTAAGAATCAATCCAGATGACAGGTCCAAACTTAAGAAGGCCAAAGAAAAGGGCACTCTACACGAGTCTCTGTTAGACAG GAGAGAAAAGATGAAGGCTGACCGATACTGCAAGTAA
- the LOC118420272 gene encoding acid ceramidase-like (The sequence of the model RefSeq protein was modified relative to this genomic sequence to represent the inferred CDS: added 72 bases not found in genome assembly), with the protein MEVVLRCAAILVCLLVVVQAQVPPFTEKCEHGMYPPKAESKVASYVINLDLPPAERWTSLAKEKAPQIRDMIAEIKAFAGAFGNGSIIALVDKYLAPLADTLPYPFADELKGIAKATDIPLGEVVLFNVFYEFFTVCTSIVAEDPSGKLFHARNLDFGLFLGWDIKNNTWALSEKLRPIVVNLDWQRGGKTVFKSVNFAGYVGLLTAVKPQTFTYSMNERFSADGGYIGLIEWILGQRDGSWMGFLTREVLENATSFTEAETMLANRTMLAPAYFILGGTKSGEGAIITRSRERALDIKRLDPANGRWFLLQTNYDNWENPPFIDDRRTPGDNCMANMTTANTDLPHIFDVLSSKPVLNKLTTYTALMQVDEGHIESYIQECPDPCIPW; encoded by the exons tttacaGAAAAATGTGAACATGGGATGTACCCACCAAAGGCTGA gtcCAAGGTTGCCAGTTATGTGATAAACCTGGACCTCCCCCCTGCTGAGAGATGGACCAGTCTGGCCAAGGAGAAGGCACCACAG ATAAGGGATATGATAGCAGAGATCAAGGCGTTTGCCGGAGCATTTGGTAATGGAAGTATCATTGCCTTGGTGGACAAGTACCTG GCCCCCCTAGCCGACACTCTTCCTTACCCGTTCGCTGATGAGCTCAAAGGCATTGCCAAGGCCACAGACATCCCTCTAG GCGAGGTTGTCCTCTTCAACGTTTTCTATGAGTTTTTCACCGTCTGCACATCCATAGTCGCTGAGGATCCTTCAG GAAAGTTGTTCCATGCCAGAAACCTGGATTTTGGGCTGTTTCTTGG GTGGGACATCAAGAATAACACCTGGGCACTGTCGGAGAAACTTCGACCAATCGTAGTGAACCTGGACTGGCAGCGGGGCGGGAAGACAGTTTTCAAGTCCGTCAACTTTGCTGGCTATGTGGGACTACTGACGGCTGTCAAACCT CAAACCTTCACCTACAGTATGAACGAGAGGTTCTCTGCAGATGGAGGTTACATTG GTCTGATTGAGTGGATCCTGGGCCAGCGTGACGGCTCGTGGATGGGGTTCCTGACACGAGAGGTGCTGGAAAACGCTACCAGCTTCACAGAGGCGGAGACAATGCTGGCCAACAGGACCATGCTGGCACCTGCCTACTTCATCCTGGGGGGGACCAAGTCTGGAGAG GGAGCCATCATTACCAGGTCTAGGGAACGTGCACTGGACATCAAGAG ACTTGACCCAGCCAATGGCAGGTGGTTCCTTCTCCAGACCAACTACGACAACTGGGAGAACCCGCCGTTCATCGACGATAGGCGCACGCCCGGGGACAACTGTATGGCCAACATGACAACAGCT AATACTGATCTCCCTCACATCTTTGATGTGCTGTCCAGTAAGCCTGTTCTCAACAAG ctgaCGACCTACACAGCCCTGATGCAGGTGGATGAAGGTCACATTGAGTCGTACATCCAGGAGTGCCCTGACCCCTGTATCCCCTGGTGA